One genomic window of Centroberyx gerrardi isolate f3 chromosome 15, fCenGer3.hap1.cur.20231027, whole genome shotgun sequence includes the following:
- the gnrh3 gene encoding gonadotropin-releasing hormone 3, producing the protein MEASSRVMVQVLLLALVVQVTLSQHWSYGWLPGGKRSVGELEATIRMMGTGGVVSLPEEASAHTQERLRPYNVINDESSHFKIKKRLPYK; encoded by the exons ATGGAAGCTAGCAGCAGAGTGATGGTGCAGGTGTTGTTGCTGGCGCTGGTGGTGCAGGTCACCCTGTCCCAGCACTGGTCCTATGGGTGGCTACCAGGTGGAAAGAGAAGCGTGGGGGAGCTGGAGGCCACGATCAGG ATGATGGGTACAGGAGGTGTGGTGTCTCTTCCTGAAGAGGCGAGTGCCCATACCCAAGAGAGGCTTAGACCATACAATGTA ATTAATGACGAGTCcagtcatttcaaaataaagaaaaggttGCCATATAAATGA